A section of the Acanthochromis polyacanthus isolate Apoly-LR-REF ecotype Palm Island chromosome 13, KAUST_Apoly_ChrSc, whole genome shotgun sequence genome encodes:
- the LOC110970821 gene encoding LOW QUALITY PROTEIN: dehydrogenase/reductase SDR family member 11-like (The sequence of the model RefSeq protein was modified relative to this genomic sequence to represent the inferred CDS: deleted 1 base in 1 codon) has translation MDRWKGRVALVTGASVGIGAAVAKELVRCGMKVVGCARNVDQIKELAAECKKAGYPGVLVPIKCDLTKEDDILAMFATIKAQHKGVDVLVNNAGLANNDPLLSGKTSGWKNMLDVNVIGLSICTREAYQSMKERNVDDGHIINLNSVAGHMVAPISGAHFYAGTKHAVTALTEGLRQELREAKSHIRATSISPGFVETEFADRFIKDKNLAKQILSQQKNLIAGDIAEAVLYVLGAPPHVQIGELLIRPVEQQM, from the exons ATGGACCGCTGGAAGGGCAGAGTGGCTCTGGTGACCGGAGCCTCGGTGGGGATCGGGGCGGCCGTAGccaaagagctggtccgctgtggGATGAAGGTGGTGGGCTGCGCCAGGAACGTGGACCAAATCAAG GAACTGGCAGCAGAGTGTAAAAAAGCAGGCTACCCTGGGGTT TTGGTGCCTATCAAGTGTGACCTGACCAAAGAGGACGACATTCTGGCCATGTTTGCAACCATCAAAGCGCAGCACAAAGGCGTAGATGTTTTAGTCAACAACGCTGGATTGGCCAATAATGACCCGCTGTTGAGCGGCAAAACCAGCGGCTGGAAGAACATGCTGGAT GTGAACGTTATTGGGTTGTCCATCTGCACACGTGAAGCGTATCAGTCGATGAAGGAAAGAAACGTTGATGACGGTCACATCATCAACCTGAAcag TGTGGCAGGACACATGGTAGCTCCTATTTCTGGTGCACACTTCTACGCTGGCACCAAGCATGCAGTGACCGCCCTGACCGAGGGCCTGAGGCAGGAGCTGCGTGAAGCCAAGAGCCACATCCGAGCCACC AGTATTTCTCCTGGTTTCGTGGAGACTGAATTTGCTGACCGattcataaaagacaaaaacctaGCAAAACAGATTCTCTCTCAACAAAAG AATCTGATTGCAGGGGACATTGCAGAAGCTGTTCTGTACGTCCTTGGTGCCCCTCCACATGTGCAG attggaGAACTTCTGATCCGTCCTGTGGAGCAGCAGATGTAA